TTATCTACAATAACAGTTCCTCTTGACAACAATCTTAATTCTTTTATTACAAATCCATATTTTGTTCCAAAATCTAACTCTTTATGGTCTGAAGCCGTTAAAGCGTTTTTAATTCCTTTGTCTGCACAATATCTTCCTAGTGCAAATGGTAAATCAGCTGAAATTGTAAGCAGCTGAACATCATCTCCAAAACTTGCGGCTTCCTGATTAAATCTAGCCAGCTGTAAAGCACATACTCCAGTATCAACTGACGGAAATACTGCTATTACGACAACCTTTCCTTTATAATCACTTAATTTTACTTCCTTTAATTCTGGTGATAAAACTGTAAAGTCTGGTGCTGCTTCTCCAGCTTTTACTTCTGTTCCCACAAGAGTTACAGGATTTCCCTTGAATGTTACTTTATTCTTTATTTCTGCCATTATTCCTTCTCCTTTATTTCTTATAGTTTATCCAATCGTAAATATTTAAAGATAGCCCTCTTGCGTTCAAGGTCAAATTTATCCAAATTATTCAGAACTAAAATTTAGATAGAATCCCCCCTGATTTAGAGATTTGACTATCAAAAATAATTCTGTCACAATTTTTTATATTTACAATTGTCTATTTTTTGTAATTATAACATATTTAAAATTATTTGTATAGGAAAATTATTTGGCTTACAAATAAAATTTATTTCTTTTCTAAAATATGTGTCATTCCTTGCTCCACAATATGCTTTATATGCTCGTCTTCAAGCGAGTAATAAACAACTTTACCTTCTTTCCTATGTTTTACAAACCTCCCCTGTTTTAATACCCGAAGCTGATGTGAGATAGCAGACTGCGTCATTTTCAAGAGATTTGCAATATCATAAACGCACATTTCCTCATGAAACAAGGCGCTTAGTATCCTCATTCTAGTCGTATCTCCCAATATCTTGAAAAAATCTGCCAAATCGTATATAATCTCCTCTTTAGGCATCAATTTTTCTACTTTTTCCACAATTTCCTTGTGAATAGCCTTTGCTTCATAACTTGCATTTTCTTCTTCCATTATTTTAGCCATTTTCCCTCCCAATGTTTGGAATATATGTTATTATTATATCACGTATTCAGATAACTTCAAAATTAGATTTTTTCTTTTATTTATTATCTAAGATAAAAAAAAGTGAAAATCTATTAAAAAATTGTTATAATATAAAAAATTACTTTGTATTTTTAATAAAAAAGGAGTAGATTTTATGAAAAGGAAAAAATGTAAATTATTGATTGCAGCCTGTATTGTGGCAATTTCGATTTCTTCATTTGGACTTTCCAGGAAGAATGAGGCAAAAGCTTCTTCAAAGCCTGATGCTGTGGATACGAATAAAAAAGCAAAGCTTACAATTTCAAAGGCTGAACTGGATGTTGTTGCTGAGAAAATTTTTAAAAATGAGGCTGGAGGGAAAAAAGATGAGCTTGTGTACTGGAATAGCGGAGAAGATTTTCCATCGCTTGGAATCGGACATTTCATCTGGTATAGACAAGGGCAGAAAGGGAGATTTGAAGAGAGTTTTCCGCCGCTTGTGGAGTATTACAAGGCTCGCAATGTGAAACTGCCTAGAATTATGGAAGAAAATAAGTATTCGCCGTGGCAGAGCAGAGATGATCTTTTCAGGCTAAAGAATTCTGGAAATAAGGATGTTGCAGAGCTGACTGATTTTCTTTATAATACAAAGGATATCCAAGTTTCGTTTATTTTTGAGCGGCTTGAAAATTCTTTGGAAAAAATGCTGGAAGTGGCTAATAATCCAGAAAATGTAAAAAAACAATTTTACCGTGTTGCACAATCTCCAAACGGACTATATCCATTAATTGATTATGTGAACTTCAAAGGTGAAGGAATTTCCCAAACTGAAACTTATAATGGGGCTGGCTGGGGACTTCTTCAAGTTCTGGAAAATATGAAAGGTACTGGCAGCGGAAAAGCGGCTCTTGAAGAATTTAGCAATTCTGCGAAATTTGTGCTTGAAAGACGGGTAAAAAATTCCGATCCTGCAAAAAATGAGAAAAAATGGCTGCCAGGATGGTTAAATCGTTGCAATACATATAAAAATTAAGTTTAAAACAATAAAGGAAATTTTGTATTTAATTTTTGATATTAAGCCGTTTTAAAATTTGAATAGAATAATTATAATTATCAAGTCAGATGCTGTTGCTGTAATAACATTATAAAATAGTCTAAATTTTTATTTGGGCTATTTTTTTGTGAAAACTGTTAAATATATTAGATTTAGGGAACTATTATTTAAGCATAAAAGAAATTAATAGTAAAAAAAATCACATTATAAACAAAATTGCTTGCAAATATGACTGACTATAAGATATAATATAGGTATATAAAAATTTTTGCGAAAGGAAGCGAGTATGAAAAATATTTTAAAGTTTTTAATTAAAAGAATCGCAATGGGGCTTGTAACGTTGTGGCTAGTTATTACTATTACATTTTTTCTTATACATATGTTGCCTGGTGATCCGTTTCAAAGCGAAAAAGCGATTCCGCCTAAAGTAAAGGAAAATCTAATGGCAAAATACCATTTGGACCGTCCGTTGGGAGAACAATACGTTGAATATCTAAAAAACATAGCAAAAGGAGATTTGGGAGCATCCATGAAAGTTCGTGGAAGAACTGTTAATGACGTTATTAAGAAAAGTTTCTTGACCTCAGCAGATTTAGGAGCCAGATCTATTATCTTTGCATTGGCTTTAGGAATTCCGCTTGGAATTATTGCCGCTCTTAAGAGAGGGAAGTATCAGGACAGATTAGCGATGATTGTTGCAATAATTGGAATATCTGTACCGAGCTTTGTATTGGCAGGGCTTATGCAAAAATATGTCGTCGATATCCATAATGGAACTTTAATCAGAAATGGTTTTTTACCTGACTTTTTTTGGATAAATCTTTCTGGATGGGATACTTTTGATAAAAAAATATTGCCAGTTATTGCACTTGGACTTTACACAGTAGCATTGATTGCACGTTTATTAAGAGATAAAATGATAGAAGTAATGGGTCAGGATTATATAAGGCTGGCTGTTGCCAAAGGGGTTAAGCCAAAAAACATCGTATTCAGGCATGCCTTAAGAAATGCAATTTTACCAATTATTACAATAATGGGTCCAACAATTGCGGCAGTTTTGACAGGTTCATTTGTAATTGAAAAAATGTTTTCAATTCCTGGCTTAGGAAAATATTTTGTTGACAGTATCAATGACAGGGATTATACAATGGTACTTGGAGTTACTGTGTTCTATGCAGTATTTCTTATTATTATGATGATACTTGTTGACATTGTATATGTTCTAGTTGATCCAAAAATTAAACTTGGAAAAGGAGATGAGGTATAGTGGCAGAAAATACAAAAAAAAATATAGCTGAAAATGATTATATCCCGACACCCGAAGATTTCAAAATTGTAGGTCCTGACACTACTCAAAGTGAAGTAATCTACAAACCAAGTTTAACATTCTGGCAGGATGGATGGAGAAGATTCAAGAAAAATAAATTAGCTTTGACGTTTTTGGGAATAACGCTTATTTTTATATTTTTAGCAATCTTTGGGCAAAGTTTGACAAAATTTTCCTATAGAGATCAAGATTTATCAGCTAAATTTTTAAGTCCAGCAAAAGGGCTTGGAAAAGGGCATTATTTGGGAACTGATAACCTTGGACGTGACTTGTTTGCAAGACTTTCACAAGGGATAAGAATTTCAATGGAATTATCATTGATAACAGCCGCAATCTGTGTTGTTTTCGGAACAATTTATGGAGCTGTATCAGCATATTTTGGTGGGATTATCGATACAATAATGACTAGAATTGTAGAAATCTTACTAATTATTCCATCAATGATTTATATAATTTTATTAATGGTTGTAATGGGAAACAGTGTAAAAACAATAATTATCGCAATGTCTCTTACAAGATGGTTAAATTATTCACTGTTAGTGCGTGGAGAAGTTCTAAAAATAAAGGAAAATGAGTTTGTATTAGCTTCAAAATCACTTGGTGGAAACTTTTTATGGATAACTCTAAAACACTTAATTCCAAATACATTAAGTGTAATAATAATAAGACTTACAACAGATATACCAAACATTATCTTTACTGAAGCATTTTTAAGTTTCATTGGACTTGGAGTGCCGATTCCACAGGCTTCACTTGGAAACTTGGTATTTGATGGTTTCGTAAATATGACTTCATATCC
This is a stretch of genomic DNA from Leptotrichia hofstadii. It encodes these proteins:
- a CDS encoding ABC transporter permease yields the protein MKNILKFLIKRIAMGLVTLWLVITITFFLIHMLPGDPFQSEKAIPPKVKENLMAKYHLDRPLGEQYVEYLKNIAKGDLGASMKVRGRTVNDVIKKSFLTSADLGARSIIFALALGIPLGIIAALKRGKYQDRLAMIVAIIGISVPSFVLAGLMQKYVVDIHNGTLIRNGFLPDFFWINLSGWDTFDKKILPVIALGLYTVALIARLLRDKMIEVMGQDYIRLAVAKGVKPKNIVFRHALRNAILPIITIMGPTIAAVLTGSFVIEKMFSIPGLGKYFVDSINDRDYTMVLGVTVFYAVFLIIMMILVDIVYVLVDPKIKLGKGDEV
- the tpx gene encoding thiol peroxidase produces the protein MAEIKNKVTFKGNPVTLVGTEVKAGEAAPDFTVLSPELKEVKLSDYKGKVVVIAVFPSVDTGVCALQLARFNQEAASFGDDVQLLTISADLPFALGRYCADKGIKNALTASDHKELDFGTKYGFVIKELRLLSRGTVIVDKDGIIKYVEYVKEVGEHPDYEKALEVIKELTK
- a CDS encoding ArsR/SmtB family transcription factor → MAKIMEEENASYEAKAIHKEIVEKVEKLMPKEEIIYDLADFFKILGDTTRMRILSALFHEEMCVYDIANLLKMTQSAISHQLRVLKQGRFVKHRKEGKVVYYSLEDEHIKHIVEQGMTHILEKK
- a CDS encoding ABC transporter permease, which encodes MAENTKKNIAENDYIPTPEDFKIVGPDTTQSEVIYKPSLTFWQDGWRRFKKNKLALTFLGITLIFIFLAIFGQSLTKFSYRDQDLSAKFLSPAKGLGKGHYLGTDNLGRDLFARLSQGIRISMELSLITAAICVVFGTIYGAVSAYFGGIIDTIMTRIVEILLIIPSMIYIILLMVVMGNSVKTIIIAMSLTRWLNYSLLVRGEVLKIKENEFVLASKSLGGNFLWITLKHLIPNTLSVIIIRLTTDIPNIIFTEAFLSFIGLGVPIPQASLGNLVFDGFVNMTSYPYLFIIPSVVISLITLAFNIVGDALNDALNPKLRD